From Pyrenophora tritici-repentis strain M4 chromosome 1, whole genome shotgun sequence, the proteins below share one genomic window:
- a CDS encoding Fungal-trans domain containing protein — protein sequence MPVPSFEPVTSDVNDNLERIPDATDVDREYLEGIRSIHNSGEQENISQTPEGFLKSSTRPEAPIDSQTVKQILASSEADTLLREYRQMSATFPFVVISPDVKSVDLHAERPMLFLAIITVASWKDHSRQKKLDSVYRTELANRTIISPKRTLGLVQSVLVYLSWYHFVFSHKTQQIFFLHHLVIGLALDIGLHQDYQPLGFSTPRRPPPPPSAKVLRERYRAFLGCYYLASMVAAGFQKPNILKHTPAMAEWAQALKQDHEYESDEIIQHLISLRQIDDQIQDALFTADAKRLSLADAGTLMHIRFMETQLDSWKKNISGVRSQRLLGLSFSFTKMLLHSVALRPQPKDQDPSVISTQLNSLNSALEAGKHFLNTLLSFPVHEYHLISFTEWMRLPTVIGTVAKLCMPSDAHVASSWDVQTAQERVRLDLCLESLCYRMQTLTAYHKRENPHTDFWYAMCFIMELTKSWYVRKIQPAEPAQTQPEPTPNGSTDQSVNNLSCPISGTAKNHPTPRAETSYDRLGGSDYMGDINMDIAAGNDDGNDPFAFLKDMDFDMEQFFDMDGGIWGDESYNSYSALGLDDIAPF from the exons ATGCCAGTACCATCATTTGAGCCGGTCACCTCAGATGTTAACGATAATCTTGAGCGGATACCAGATGCAACAGATGTAGACCGAGAATATCTCGAAGGTATTCGCAGCATACATAATTCTGGTGAACAGGAAAACATCAGTCAGACCCCAGAGGGCTTCCTCAAATCTTCGACACGCCCGGAAGCGCCCATAGACAGTCAAACTGTCAAACAGATCCTTGCTTCAAGCGAAGCGGATACGTTGCTGCGTGAATATCGCCAGATGTCGGCTACGTTCCCATTTGTTGTTATATCACCAGATGTGAAAAGTGTTGACTTGCATGCTGAAAGACCCATGCTCTTTCTTGCAATTATTACAGTAGCTTCCTGGAAAGACCACTCGCGGCAAAAGAAGCTTGACAGCGTTTATCGTACAGAACTTGCAAACCGCACAATCATCAGTCCCAAGAGAACACTGGGGCTAGTTCAGAGCGTGCTGGTTTATCTTTCATG GTATCACTTCGTTTTCAGTCACAAGACGCAGCAGATCTTTTTCCTGCACCACCTTGTCATTGGATTAGCCCTAGACATTGGCCTGCACCAAGACTACCAGCCACTGGGCTTTTCAACACCACGGCGACCGCCACCGCCACCGTCAGCCAAGGTGCTGAGAGAGAGATATCGAGCATTCTTGGGTTGCTATTACCTTGCTTCCAT GGTTGCAGCAGGATTTCAGAAGCCAAATATCCTGAAGCATACGCCTGCCATGGCCGAATGGGCCCAAGCATTGAAGCAAGACCACGAATATGAGTCAGACGAGATAATTCAACACCTGATATCGTTGAGACAGATTGACGATCAAATACAAGATGCTTTGTTTACAGCCGACGCGAAACGGCTGTCACTCGCGGATGCGGGTACACTTATGCACATCAGATTTATGGAAACCCAACTTGATTCTTGGAAGAAAAATATATCTGGCGTAAGATCGCAACGCC TACTTGGCCTTTCCTTTTCTTTCACCAAGATGCTGTTACATAGTGTGGCACTTCGACCGCAACCTAAAGACCAAGACCCCTCCGTAATTTCGACCCAACTGAATTCCCTAAATTCAGCTCTCGAGGCAGGGAAGCATTTCTTGAATACTCTTTTGTCATTTCCAGTACACGAGTATCACCTCATATCCTTTACTGAGTGGATGCGCTTACCGACAGTCATTGGAACGGTTGCGAAATTATGCATGCCTTCAGATGCACATGTGGCTTCTAGTTGGGATGTACAGACCGCGCAGGAGCGAGTGCGCCTGGATCTCTGCCTCGAGTCTCTCTGCTACCGCATGCAGACTCTAACAGCATATCATAAGCGAGAAAACCCTCACACTGACTTCTGGTATGCCATGTGCTTTATCATGGAGCTTACTAAATCATGGTATGTTCGTAAGATACAGCCAGCGGAGCCAGCTCAAACTCAACCTGAGCCTACTCCGAATGGTTCTACAGACCAAAGCGTAAACAATCTGTCGTGTCCCATCTCTGGCACAGCAAAGAATCATCCGACACCCCGGGCAGAAACATCTTACGACAGACTGGGCGGTAGCGACTATATGGGAGACATCAATATGGATATAGCAGCTGGAAACGATGATGGCAACGACCCTTTTGCCTTTTTGAAGGATATGGACTTCGATATGGAACAATTCTTTGACATGGATGGGGGCATATGGGGCGATGAAAGCTACAACAGTTATAGTGCCCTAGGCCTCGATGACATTGCACCGTTCTAA
- a CDS encoding esterase: protein MRTSLLSFTPLAFALAVPSALHSRDTKPIYWLLAGDSTTATIGGWGDAFLSTTLANGASGHNYGHSGATTRSFRAGGDWAKVTRDVGTYKEDYNVYVTIQFGHNDQKATSGVSITDYRNNLATFASEVIQSGGTPILVTPLTRRTFNTTTGRVIENLANEAAITIDVASSKSLHYINLNKASTQYVNALGQIGADRYNYGDNGTTGKDRTHLNPLGEVVFARIVSDLLVEKYEGEFKEWTQANETLSQLIRDGQPA from the exons ATGCGCACATCACTTCTTTCGTTCACACCTCTTGCTTTCGCTCTTGCAGTACCCAGTGCCCTACATAGCCGCGATACAAAACCCATATATTGGCTGTTAGCAGGTGACTCAACAACAGCGACCATAGGTGGTTGGGGCGATGCGTTCCTGTCTACCACCCTCGCAAACGGCGCTTCAGGCCACAACTACGGGCACAGCGGCGCAACAACAAGATCATTCCGCGCCGGAGGGGATTGGGCAAAGGTCACCAGAGACGTCGGGACTTACAAGGAAGACTACAATGTCTACGTGACGATTCAG TTTGGCCATAACGACCAAAAGGCGACTTCTGGTGTGTCCATAACAGACTATCGAAACAATCTGGCAACCTTCGCATCCGAAGTCATCCAGTCTGGTGGCACACCCATCCTGGTCACCCCTTTGACGCGCCGCACCTTCAACACTACCACGGGTCGTGTTATAGAAAACCTTGCCAACGAAGCGGCCATCACCATCGATGTGGCTAGTTCCAAGAGTCTGCACTATATCAACTTGAACAAAGCTTCGACGCAGTACGTGAATGCGCTCGGACAGATAGGCGCAGATAGGTACAACTATGGTGATAACGGAACTACTGGGAAGGATCGAACACATTTGAACCCGTTGGGCGAGGTGGTGTTTGCTAGGATAGTGAGTGATTTGTTGGTAGAAAAGTACGAAGGGGAATTCAAAGAATGGACACAGGCAAACGAGACACTGAGTCAATTGATCAGGGACGGTCAGCCTGCGTAA
- a CDS encoding ProP, Permease major facilitator superfamily gives MSIQDLAVSDEPIELTNRNSPNLSTRPIGLENTALIPQYPRGIRLVLITIGLVLSVFLAALDSTIIATAIPSITSQLGSISNIAWYGSSYSITNTAFQSVWGKAYQYFNLKVTFLCAIAVFEIGNVICATAPSSEVLIFGRIVAGGGGGGIMTGAFIIIAMTAGPEYRAAYMGIGGLTFGCASVVGPLLGGALTDGPGWTWCFWINLPIGFGAALMMMMCFKNPGKPKEAPLHEKLFNLDLNGAVILSGCFTCFIMAMHWAGTMSWTSARVIGSFFGFAGLMVCFVGNEYAMGSKAMVQAHLFKNKLVFANLLYSFFLAGAFFPLMYTLPIEFQSVNNNTASQSGVRLIPLVLGVSTFTLVSNGLLTFWRHYKPFLLIGALFAVAGNAKIYTLDASTPTRDWVGYEFLTAIGVGLSLQIPMIANQALVSAEDLSAATSMSLFMENCGTVLFVASSEAAFTSGLMRSITQSLSQADVDMVLDAGATKIRNSFTGIELEDVLGGYLEGCKTSHLVTVACGVMAGAISLANAGPAAVKEVRRRMKKSHER, from the exons ATGTCTATACAAGATCTAGCAGTGAGCGATGAGCCCATAGAGCTCACCAATCGAAATTCACCAAACTTATCAACTAGGCCCATCGGACTAGAAAACACCGCATTGATACCCCAGTACCCGCGGGGCATACGTCTAGTCCTGATAACCATCGGACTCGTTCTATCCGTCTTTCTCGCAGCCCTGGACTCTACAATCATCGCTACCGCGATACCCAGCATAACCTCGCAGCTTGGCAGCATCAGCAATATAGCGTGGTACGGATCTTCTTACTCCATCACCAACACCGCCTTTCAATCTGTATGGGGCAAAGCGTACCAGTATTTCAACCTCAAGGTCACATTTCTCTGCGCTATCGCAGTATTTGAGATTGGAAATGTGATATGTGCGACTGCGCCGTCGAGCGAGGTGCTCATTTTTGGGAGGATTGTGGCTGGCGGAGGTGGTGGGGGTATCATGACAGGGGCTTTCATCATCATTGCGATGACAGCTGGCCCAGAGTATAGGGCGGCGTATATGGGAATCGGGGGTTTGACGTTTGGATGCGCCAGCGTGGTTGGTCCGTTGCTGGGCGGCGCGTTGACAGATGGGCCCGGGTGGACGTGGTGTTTCTG GATTAACCTACCAATCGGTTTTGGAGCAGCACTCATGATGATGATGTGTTTCAAGAACCCCGGAAAACCGAAGGAGGCCCCCCTTCACGAAAAGCTTTTCAACCTCGATCTCAACGGCGCTGTCATCCTATCTGGATGCTTCACATGTTTCATCATGGCAATGCACTGGGCCGGGACCATGTCATGGACCAGCGCGCGTGTCATTGGAAGTTTCTTCGGCTTTGCAGGTCTGATGGTCTGCTTTGTTGGTAACGAATACGCAATGGGCAGCAAAGCTATGGTACAGGCACATCTCTTCAAGAACAAGCTCGTCTTCGCCAACCTCTTGTACTCCTTTTTTCTGGCAGGCGCTTTCTTTCCATTGATGTACACGTTACCCATCGAGTTTCAGTCTGTAAACAACAATACGGCTTCGCAAAGTGGTGTCCGGTTGATTCCGCTTGTCCTGGGCGTTTCGACATTTACACTCGTATCGAACGGGCTACTTACTTTCTGGCGACACTACAAACCCTTTTTACTCATCGGCGCCCTTTTCGCCGTAGCCGGGAATGCCAAGATATATACATTGGACGCCAGCACTCCTACCAGGGATTGGGTTGGATACGAATTCCTAACAGCGATTGGCGTCGGTCTTTCCCTACAAATTCCCATGATAGCAAACCAAGCGCTGGTATCAGCCGAAGACTTGAGCGCAGCCACTTCAATGTCGCTCTTTATGGAGAATTGCGGCACGGTGTTATTTGTTGCATCGAGCGAAGCGGCGTTCACAAGCGGGTTGATGAGAAGCATTACTCAGAGCCTGTCACAAGCCGACGTGGACATGGTTCTGGATGCTGGTGCGACGAAAATTCGCAACTCTTTCACGGGTATTGAGCTGGAAGATGTGCTTGGGGGTTATTTGGAAGGGTGTAAGACAAGCCACCTTGTCACTGTTGCTTGCGGTGTAATGGCTGGGGCAATTAGCTTAGCGAATGCAGGACCGGCAGCTGTGAAGGAGGTCAGAAGGCGGATGAAGAAGAGCCATGAGCGATAG
- a CDS encoding CVT17, putative lipase essential for disintegration autophagic bodies inside the vacuole produces the protein MSSNTTALNPRGRSSRTLLVFGVFAQVALLACIFWTYGSYASRDPTTLAEATSNTTPRPNGFTLRHLLDHGAGQPGPRARRFDVTPERFAAAGVDSRIGPFTVKTAPVKIERPALRSYGTQHPMSSMWIAEDVPGPDVEDKETVISFANMSEDAYKVGRDDPGWMNVDEHYNNSVPFGWDDSGIRGHVFSDDTNSTIILAVKGTTVAMFEGDGTSVHDKENDNLYGSCCCGQGGTYLWRQVCDCQTGTYSCDEQCVKNELRKPNRYYAATVELYQEVAKIYPHANIITTGHSLGGVLASLIGLQHGIPAVTFEAYPQALAAKRLGLPAAGDVAPLRKDTGGFHFGHTADPVYMGTCNGATSFCSIGGYAFETLCHTGKRCAYDVVKDWGWRQSTQTHSLRYAIDNVYMKYDKAATCQEEDVGCVDCYLWKFENGTHTKPPMSSSTTSTTSSRTRTETCKTPGWWGCRDETTTMESTTSSSSPITTTSTSSSTSTCHTPGWFGCKDKPTDVPTTTTTSTIMILDTLGVSTSASRFIVIPNVGDTAPFDPCHDLLELDII, from the exons ATGTCGTCAAATACAACAGCACTTAATCCTCGAGGCAGGTCCTCTCGTACTCTTCTCGTCTTTGGCGTATTCGCGCAGGTCGCCTTACTTGCTTGTATCTTTTGGACCTACGGAAGTTACGCCTCTCGTGATCCGACCACTTTAGCGGAGGCAACATCTAACACGACGCCGAGACCAAATGGCTTTACCTTGCGGCATCTCTTGGACCATGGTGCCGGCCAACCCGGACCGCGTGCACGTAGGTTTGATGTCACGCCTGAGCGGTTTGCGGCTGCTGGTGTCGATTCTCGCATCGGCCCCTTCACCGTTAAGACAGCACCCGTGAAGATAGAAAGACCCGCGTTGCGTAGTTATGGGACCCAACATCCCATGTCGTCAATGTGGATAGCTGAAGATGTACCTGGTCCGGATGTCGAAGATAAAGAAACCGTTATTAGTTTTGCTAATATGTCTGAGGATGCGTACAAAGTTGGACGTGACGATCCCGGATGGATGAATGTTGATGAGCATTATAATAACTCGGTTCCCTTTGGTTGGGACGATAGCGGTATTCGAGGCCATGTGTTCAGCGACGACACCAACTCCACTATCATCCTGGCCGTCAAGGGCACAACGGTTGCCATGTTCGAGGGCGACGGAACTTCAGTACATGACAAAGAGAACGACAACCTATATGGTTCCTGTTGCTGTGGCCAAGGTGGCACCTACCTTTGGCGTCAAGTATGTGACTGCCAGACTGGTACCTACAGCTGCGACGAGCAATGCGTCAAAAACGAGTTGCGAAAGCCAAACAGGTATTATGCTGCGACTGTCGAGCTATATCAAGAGGTTGCCAAAATCTATCCGCATGCGAACATCATCACCACAGGGCATAGTCTAGGAGGAGTTCTGGCTTCACTGATCGGGCTACAACACGGGATTCCCGCTGTGACTTTTGAAGCGTACCCACAAGCCTTGGCAGCCAAGCGCTTAGGGCTTCCTGCAGCTGGCGACGTTGCTCCCCTTAGAAAAGATACTGGTGGTTTCCACTTTGGACATACCGCTGACCCGGTGTACATGGGCACCTGCAACGGCGCGACGAGCTTCTGCTCTATCGGGGGTTATGCGTTTGAAACCCTTTGCCACACCGGAAAGCGGTGTGCGTATGATGTGGTCAAAGATTGGGGCTGGAGGCAAAGCACGCAAACACACAGCCTAAGGTACGCTATAGACAACGTGTATATGAAGTACGACAAGGCGGCAACATGCCAAGAGGAGGATGTCGGATGCGTTGATTGTTACCTATGGAAATTCGAGAATGGTACCCACACCAAGCCACCAATGAGCTCATCAACGACAAGCACTACGTCCTCGAGGACACGCACGGAAACTTGCAAGACTCCAGGGTGGTGGGGCTGTCGTGATGAGACTACTACGATGGAGTCTACAACATCGTCTAGCTCGCCAATCACTACAACAAGCACGAGCTCGAGCACAAGCACTTGTCACACT CCCGGATGGTTCGGTTGCAAAGATAAGCCGACCGATGTTCCAACTACAACTACCACATCGA CTATTATGATCCTCGATACGCTCGGAGTCAGCACGTCGGCCTCTCGCTTCATAGTGATTCCGAACGTTGGCGATACGGCACCTTTCGATCCTTGCCATGACTTGTTGGAACTAGACATCATCTAA